The nucleotide sequence ACACGCTCGATCCCAATGACGGGACGGCCCGATGAGCGCCGCCAAGGTGCTGCGCGCGTTGGAGGTGCCCGCGCTCTTGGCAGTGCCGCTCGTGCTGGCCGCGTGCGCCTATCTCAACCTCGACCAGAGCGCGCTGCTCACCGTGGCCACGGCGCTTACGGCAGTGGGGGTGTTCTTCGCCGCCTTCGAGACCTCGCGTCCCTCCTTGCGGCAGGTCATGCCCACGGTGGTGCTCGCCGCCCTCGCGGCGGCCGGCCGCATGCTGTTCGCGCCCATCCCCGACTTCAAGCCGGTGTCGGCTATCTGCATCCTGGCGGGCGCGGTGTTCGGGCGGAGCAGCGGCTTCATGGTGGGCGCGCTCGCCGCGCTCGTGTCGAACTTCTTCTTCGGGCAGGGGCCGTGGACGCCCTGGCAGATGTACGCCTGGGGGCTCGTCGGCTACCTGGCCGGCGTGCTGGCCGACCGCGGCTGGCTCGACCGCACGCCGGCGCTGCTCGCGTTCGGCTTCTCGTCGGCGCTTTTGTACGGCCTGCTGCTGAACGGCTGGAACGCCATCGGCTTCGTCCACCCGCTCACGCTACCCGCCGTCCTCGTGTCCTTCGGCGCCGCGCTGCCGTTCGACCTCATGCACGGTGCGGCAACGGTGGCGTTCCTCGCCGCCCTGTACCTGCCTTGGAAGAAGAAGCTCGAGCGCATCAAGAAGAAGTACGCGCTGGTGCCCGACGGCGGCGCGCAGTGAGTTCCCGTCAGCCGGCCGGCTGCGCGGCGCTCGGCGACGCATGTTGCGGTGCGCACGAGGCGACGTGCTACAATGGCGGCTCCCCGCATGGTGCAGGGAGGGCGGCAGAAGGCGAGAACCCCATGCGAACCAGTACGATCGACCAGGCGGCCCGCGCCCTCAGGCAGGGCGAGGCGGTCATCTTCCCGACCGAGACGGTGTACGGCTTGGGGGTCTCCGTGCGCGCTGCGACAGGCCCCGACGTGCTTTACGACCTGAAGGAGCGCGACCGCGGCAAGCCCATCTCCTGGCTGGTGGGAGGCGCGGACGACCTCGACCGCTACGGCGCGCGCGTTCCCGCGCTCGCGCGCAAGCTGGCGGGCGCGTACTGGCCCGGCCCGCTCACCCTCGTCGTGCATGCCTCCGACGAGGTGCCCGAGTCGTTCCGCTCGGACGCGGGCACCATCGGCCTGCGCATGCCCGACAACGCCACGGCGCTCGCGCTCGTCCGCGCCGCCGGATGCCCTCTGGCCACCACGTCGGCGAACCTCTCGGGCCGTGCGGCCGCCGGCGCCCTCGATGCCCTCGACCCCGAACTTGCCGCACGCGTCGGCACGATCGTGCCCGACGAGGCCGACGGCGCCTCGAGCGGCGTGGCCTCCACCGTGCTCGACTGCACGCAGGACCCCCTTGCAATCGTGCGCGAGGGCGCCGTGACCCTCGCAGATATCCTCGCCCTCGCCTAGGGCGCTGCTCCCCATTCTGCACAGTAATCACCGAATTTCGACGTTTTTGCGCGGGAAAGCTTCGTTTCCCCTGCCTCCCGGTGCGAACGGCTCCCGTTTCGCCTGGTCGCGTGGCTTCGAAGAAGCGCAAGCTCTGTCGAGGTGGATGCAGGGCGTACAAAATCGGTGATTACTGTGCTGGGAGCTCGACCAGCCGGACAGGGGGCCGTCCGCCCGACCCGCCAGCATCTGGCCGCCAGTCCGCCGACATCCGCCCGTCCAGCCCGCCGACGGCCGGCCGCCCTGCTCGCCGACATCCAGTCATCGCGCCCATCCGCCCATCCGCCCGCCGCTCGCGGCTTCTCGGGTATAATGAAGCCTCCAGACGAATTCCCGGGGAGGGCGCGCATGGCTGCTACGGTTTCCACTGCTCCGATCGGTTTCCTGTCCCACGACGGCACATCCCAGATCAGGGGCCTCATCTGGGCGCCCGAGCGCCCGGCGGGCACCCGTGCGCCCGCGCCGCGCGGCGTCGTGCAGATCGTGCACGGCATGTCCGAGCACCTGGGGCGCTACGACGAGTTCGCCCGCTTCCTCGTGGGCTGCGGCTTCGTGGTGTGCGCGAGCGACCACGTGGGCCACGGCAAGAGCGTACCCGACCCCGCCAAGCTGGGGTGCCTGCCCGCGCACGGCGGCAAGGACGTGCTCGTCGAGGACGTCCACGAGCTGCGCCGCACGGTGGCGGCCCGCTACTCCCGCCAGACGCCCTACATCCTGTTCGGCCATTCCATGGGCAGCTTCGTCGTGCGCGCCTACCTGGCCCGCCACGCCGAGGGCCTGGCCGCGGCCGTCATCTGCGGCACGGGCACCCAGCCGCTCGTGCTGTCGAAGGCGGGCAACTTCGTCGCGCGCCGCATAGCGGCGTCGAAGGGGGAGGACTACCGGAGCGCCTTCCTCGACGGTTTGGGTGCCGGCGCCTTCGCCAAGCAGATCGAGAACGCCCGCACGCCGTTCGACTGGCTGTCCACCGACCCGGCCGTCGTGGACGCCTACATTGCCGACGAGATGTGCGGCGCCATGTTCTCCGCGGGCGGCTACGCCACGCTCACCGACCTCACGGGCGAGGTGGTCACGCGTGCCTGCGCGGCGAAGGTGCCCCGCGGCCTGCCCGTGCTGTTCGTGGGCGG is from Gordonibacter urolithinfaciens and encodes:
- a CDS encoding ECF transporter S component — protein: MSAAKVLRALEVPALLAVPLVLAACAYLNLDQSALLTVATALTAVGVFFAAFETSRPSLRQVMPTVVLAALAAAGRMLFAPIPDFKPVSAICILAGAVFGRSSGFMVGALAALVSNFFFGQGPWTPWQMYAWGLVGYLAGVLADRGWLDRTPALLAFGFSSALLYGLLLNGWNAIGFVHPLTLPAVLVSFGAALPFDLMHGAATVAFLAALYLPWKKKLERIKKKYALVPDGGAQ
- a CDS encoding L-threonylcarbamoyladenylate synthase, with translation MRTSTIDQAARALRQGEAVIFPTETVYGLGVSVRAATGPDVLYDLKERDRGKPISWLVGGADDLDRYGARVPALARKLAGAYWPGPLTLVVHASDEVPESFRSDAGTIGLRMPDNATALALVRAAGCPLATTSANLSGRAAAGALDALDPELAARVGTIVPDEADGASSGVASTVLDCTQDPLAIVREGAVTLADILALA
- a CDS encoding alpha/beta fold hydrolase, which gives rise to MAATVSTAPIGFLSHDGTSQIRGLIWAPERPAGTRAPAPRGVVQIVHGMSEHLGRYDEFARFLVGCGFVVCASDHVGHGKSVPDPAKLGCLPAHGGKDVLVEDVHELRRTVAARYSRQTPYILFGHSMGSFVVRAYLARHAEGLAAAVICGTGTQPLVLSKAGNFVARRIAASKGEDYRSAFLDGLGAGAFAKQIENARTPFDWLSTDPAVVDAYIADEMCGAMFSAGGYATLTDLTGEVVTRACAAKVPRGLPVLFVGGAEDPVGSCGKGVHAAAELLRGAGVERVDEVLYSGMRHEILNEPGRAQVYTDIAQWIEEHACEKPTS